TGGAGAACGGCGTCAACATCCGGGTGGTGCAGGATCTCCTGGGCCATGCCGATGTCAAGACCACCGAGATCTACACCCACGTCATGGCCCGGGACATCCAGCGCCTGCAAAGCCCTCTCGACCGCCTCTGATGGCGAAACCCCGCACCCGGATCTTGGCCCCGCGAAGGAGGCATCCTGTCCCTTCGTCCTGTGCCCCGCTCGACGGGCTACGACCTTCCCGCCGGGGTGGCCACCGGGGGCGGCCCTCGTGCCGTTCTCCCCGGCGCCTCCCGCATGTGGGGCCCTACCGCCCCCGAGAGTACCCGCCAGATGGTTCTTACCCTTCCGGAGCATTGCTGGTCAAGGGAAATGCTCCCCCGCCAAAGGGCTGTTTGTTTGCGCCGGGATCGCCTGGCGGCCGGGAGTGCCGGGACGTTGGTGCTGAAGGTGCGTAACGGCCGGTGGGCCTCAGGACCACTCGGGCTGGTGAACGATCCTGGCCAAGTTTTTTCGTCCCACCTCAAAGTCCAGAAGCCTCGCCCCCGGACCCGTCTTGCGCAAGAGGAATGATCCTGCCACACAGGATCAGTGGCACGGGGGATGGGAGCGGCGGCGGCGGGGGGCGGGCGGGCGGCCAGCTGGGGGCCGGGGGCCAGGCGCTGGCATGGATCTTGATACTTTCTGGAAAGTGGGAGCCCGGGGACAAGGGCAGGCGCTTGGTCGCTTGCCACAGGCAAGAGCCAACCCCGGACAGCGTCGTGGCCA
This portion of the Thermodesulfobacteriota bacterium genome encodes:
- a CDS encoding tyrosine-type recombinase/integrase, which codes for VLESGLQKAVKRATAAAGIDKKVGCHTLRHSFATHLLENGVNIRVVQDLLGHADVKTTEIYTHVMARDIQRLQSPLDRL